The following coding sequences are from one Treponema bryantii window:
- a CDS encoding ABC transporter ATP-binding protein — protein MIDPVIEIKNLSVSYETENSTYEALKEINLTINRGQFICIVGSSGCGKSTLLSVLAGLQPVTNGSVTINGKEIHGPGAERAVVFQSYSLFPWMTALENVSFAVYETNKKRGTKLSKKEAAEIAKTYLKRVELSSFENQLPGELSGGMQQRVAIARAMACDPEILLMDEPFGALDAKIRENLQGLILKMWGEEEKKKTIVFVTHDLHEAELLADRIVFMVPKRIYAVIDDTLPRPRNYASIQESSEYKALYQKLVKYFYNETTQLVNDEGAYI, from the coding sequence ATGATTGACCCCGTAATTGAAATAAAAAATCTTTCAGTATCTTACGAAACGGAAAATTCAACTTATGAAGCCTTGAAAGAAATAAATCTGACAATCAATCGAGGCCAGTTTATCTGTATTGTTGGTTCATCTGGTTGTGGCAAAAGTACTTTACTTTCTGTTCTTGCGGGGCTTCAGCCTGTAACAAACGGCAGCGTCACAATCAACGGAAAAGAAATTCACGGACCTGGTGCAGAACGTGCTGTTGTTTTTCAAAGCTATTCTCTTTTTCCCTGGATGACTGCGCTTGAGAATGTATCTTTTGCTGTATATGAAACCAATAAAAAACGAGGCACAAAGCTTTCAAAAAAGGAAGCTGCTGAAATTGCCAAAACCTATTTGAAACGAGTAGAGCTTTCATCTTTCGAGAACCAGCTTCCCGGAGAACTTTCCGGTGGAATGCAGCAGCGAGTTGCCATTGCCCGTGCCATGGCCTGCGACCCGGAGATTCTTTTAATGGATGAACCATTTGGAGCTCTCGATGCAAAAATCAGAGAAAACCTTCAAGGACTCATTTTAAAAATGTGGGGAGAAGAAGAAAAGAAAAAAACAATAGTTTTTGTAACTCATGATTTGCATGAAGCAGAACTTCTTGCAGACCGAATTGTTTTTATGGTTCCAAAAAGAATTTACGCGGTTATTGATGACACCTTACCGCGTCCAAGAAACTATGCATCAATTCAAGAAAGTAGTGAATATAAGGCACTTTATCAGAAACTCGTAAAATATTTTTACAATGAAACAACTCAATTAGTTAACGACGAAGGAGCATACATATGA
- a CDS encoding ABC transporter substrate-binding protein, translating into MKKITKTITLAFLALTVAAGTGCKKKSTAKLSLNVGKRSDSNSIDPIIDTARLENLFEKNGLEVHFTGLPKSSLLNSVAVGKIDSSYLSILYNLNLGAQGEDVILFAGTMSGGQGVLAYKGVADEVKNPKNWKGKTIAGQIGGTGEMVIKAVLNRDYGYVLDKDFKYKSFETDAETIAACSKGNTDVIIVSNNFVDSAIKQGYVYLFPLTDLEDDFVCCRQMANGTKFKNNRAAYLAWLKTVIEAYKIYKTEEKKTIDVLEKDSGQTREWLHNFIYDLDKNQRRFYSPDPNYNGVKLYYDTMIKLGYIETNRELTEFFDISLYAQALKEVIKENPEEQIYKDLWTYFLKHNNQYPDFAKNYSENL; encoded by the coding sequence ATGAAAAAAATCACGAAAACAATTACATTAGCATTTCTTGCACTTACCGTCGCAGCAGGCACTGGCTGCAAGAAAAAATCTACAGCAAAGCTCAGCTTAAATGTAGGTAAACGCTCAGACTCAAACAGTATCGACCCAATTATTGATACTGCCCGTCTTGAAAATCTTTTTGAAAAAAATGGTCTTGAAGTTCACTTCACAGGATTGCCAAAAAGTTCTCTGTTGAATTCGGTTGCTGTCGGAAAAATTGATTCATCCTACCTTAGTATTCTTTACAATCTGAATCTTGGTGCTCAGGGTGAAGACGTAATCTTGTTTGCTGGAACCATGTCTGGAGGTCAGGGAGTTCTTGCATATAAGGGCGTTGCAGATGAAGTAAAAAATCCAAAAAACTGGAAGGGTAAAACAATTGCAGGACAGATTGGTGGCACCGGAGAGATGGTTATCAAAGCTGTATTAAACCGCGATTATGGTTATGTCCTCGACAAAGATTTTAAATATAAATCTTTTGAAACTGATGCAGAAACAATTGCAGCCTGCTCAAAGGGAAACACAGATGTAATTATTGTTTCAAACAACTTTGTTGATTCAGCAATTAAGCAGGGCTATGTTTATCTTTTCCCTCTTACAGATTTGGAAGATGATTTTGTATGCTGCCGTCAGATGGCCAATGGAACAAAATTCAAGAACAACAGGGCCGCTTATCTTGCATGGCTCAAAACCGTTATTGAAGCCTATAAAATTTACAAGACAGAAGAAAAGAAAACCATCGATGTTCTGGAAAAAGATTCAGGACAGACAAGAGAATGGCTCCACAACTTTATTTATGACCTTGATAAAAATCAGAGACGTTTCTACAGCCCTGACCCAAATTACAATGGTGTTAAACTTTACTATGACACAATGATTAAACTTGGTTATATAGAAACAAACAGAGAGCTCACGGAATTCTTTGATATTTCACTTTATGCACAGGCCCTCAAAGAAGTAATAAAAGAAAATCCTGAAGAGCAGATATACAAAGATTTATGGACATACTTTTTAAAGCATAACAATCAGTATCCTGATTTTGCAAAAAACTATTCCGAAAACTTATAA
- a CDS encoding MetQ/NlpA family ABC transporter substrate-binding protein, whose product MKNTKKIFALLLIAGVLSSGAFAAKKAKTQKVKVGVCGANNDQWKAVQYVLDKENSGIKIELVEFSAYNLPNEALNSGDIDLNAFQHKAYLNNDAGKNGYDLTVIGDTLIAPLTLYSKKYKSLDEIKKAAGKNGSKTVKSDALKFAIPSDGTNLSRGIKLLEAAGLIKVDPAAGYIPELKDITELVYNVEVVPQTANTLPQTLNDYAGATINGTYAIPTGLIPSKDGLIIEKQSESGDNPYVNIIVARTKDKDNDVYKKIVKAYQSQVVAEYILSRFEESFFPSFAYKTVSADKAAETVKAVDKAIKW is encoded by the coding sequence ATGAAAAATACAAAAAAGATTTTTGCCCTGCTTCTTATTGCAGGAGTACTCAGCAGCGGAGCTTTTGCTGCAAAGAAAGCTAAAACTCAGAAGGTAAAGGTTGGTGTTTGTGGTGCAAACAACGATCAGTGGAAGGCTGTTCAGTATGTTCTGGACAAGGAAAACAGCGGAATTAAAATTGAGCTTGTTGAGTTCAGTGCTTACAATCTTCCTAATGAAGCTTTGAATTCCGGCGATATTGATTTGAACGCTTTCCAGCACAAGGCTTATCTGAATAACGACGCCGGCAAAAATGGTTATGACCTTACAGTTATCGGCGACACTTTGATTGCCCCTCTTACTTTGTATTCAAAGAAATACAAGAGCCTTGATGAAATCAAAAAGGCAGCAGGAAAGAACGGAAGCAAGACAGTAAAATCAGACGCCCTCAAGTTTGCAATTCCAAGTGACGGTACAAACCTTAGCCGCGGAATTAAGCTTCTTGAAGCTGCAGGACTTATCAAGGTTGATCCAGCAGCAGGTTATATACCAGAGCTCAAAGATATTACAGAGCTTGTTTATAATGTAGAAGTCGTTCCACAGACTGCAAATACTCTTCCTCAGACTCTCAATGATTATGCCGGAGCTACAATCAACGGAACTTATGCAATTCCTACAGGCCTTATTCCTTCAAAGGATGGTCTCATCATCGAAAAGCAGTCTGAAAGCGGAGATAACCCATATGTAAATATCATCGTTGCACGCACAAAGGATAAGGATAATGATGTTTACAAGAAGATCGTAAAGGCTTACCAGTCACAGGTTGTTGCAGAATATATTCTTTCAAGATTCGAAGAATCTTTCTTCCCTTCTTTTGCTTACAAGACTGTAAGTGCTGATAAGGCTGCTGAAACTGTAAAGGCAGTTGATAAAGCAATTAAGTGGTAA
- a CDS encoding ABC transporter permease, with translation MRNKITRYFFNLPNLFFILTLLSFLLPSHYTEGRSEGLKSPLVFVILLFFIEFYFIFQLSKLKNTRAVLDIATFVFALFFIWELLVTRLDVYPIIFIPSPENVFAVFIDDRVKMFLGLVNSLFLLLIGISTSLVFGVILGTFVGWNQRLTKALYPISKAISTVPSLVYTPYVILIMPTFRSASIFVIFLSGFWSTFMGSINNTAFVEKRVINSAKVLSLSTTTILFKIIIPFNLPRIINNLPIKISAAIMTLTAAEMLGADNGIGYYIRNALNFGNYTKAIAGIFFMGFLVAGLNAAVSIIKKHLIKWNY, from the coding sequence ATGAGAAATAAAATTACCCGGTACTTTTTTAATCTTCCTAACCTCTTTTTTATTCTTACTCTTTTGTCTTTTCTCCTGCCTAGTCATTATACAGAAGGCAGAAGCGAAGGCTTAAAATCACCACTTGTATTTGTGATTTTGCTTTTCTTTATTGAATTCTACTTTATCTTTCAACTCTCAAAATTGAAAAACACAAGAGCTGTTCTGGATATTGCAACTTTTGTATTTGCTTTATTTTTCATCTGGGAATTACTTGTTACAAGACTTGATGTTTATCCAATAATTTTCATTCCATCTCCAGAAAATGTTTTTGCAGTTTTTATTGATGACAGAGTGAAGATGTTTTTAGGACTCGTTAATTCTTTGTTCTTACTTTTGATTGGAATATCAACTTCTTTAGTTTTCGGTGTAATTCTTGGTACATTTGTCGGCTGGAATCAGCGGCTCACTAAGGCACTCTATCCAATATCAAAAGCAATTTCAACTGTACCATCACTTGTTTACACACCTTATGTCATTCTGATAATGCCAACTTTCAGATCTGCTTCAATCTTTGTAATTTTCCTGAGCGGCTTCTGGAGCACCTTTATGGGCTCAATAAACAACACAGCTTTTGTAGAAAAAAGGGTAATAAATTCAGCAAAGGTTCTGTCGCTTTCAACGACCACAATACTTTTCAAAATCATCATACCTTTTAATCTGCCTAGAATTATAAACAATTTGCCAATAAAGATTTCAGCAGCAATAATGACACTTACCGCTGCCGAGATGTTAGGTGCAGATAACGGCATCGGCTACTACATCCGCAATGCCTTAAACTTTGGAAATTATACAAAGGCAATCGCCGGAATCTTTTTTATGGGCTTTCTGGTAGCAGGATTAAACGCAGCTGTTTCCATCATAAAAAAGCATCTTATTAAATGGAATTATTAA
- a CDS encoding methionine ABC transporter permease: METFEKIFPNLYAYWYKFLNNCLATFQMFIISGSISFVLGLIFGVLLIVFKKDGIKPNKVFYTIISVIINLFRSIPFVILLVFLIPFTRSIVGTAIGVKGAIIPLIFGTVPFFSRQVETALENVDPGKAEAARSMGSGTFGLIFRVYLHESVPELIRVTTITAISLVGLTTMAGAVGAGGLGDFAINYGQGLNHQDIIYACIIILLIFICLLQFIGSLLAKKTTNRELFKHVQKDSVGNPENKS; the protein is encoded by the coding sequence ATGGAGACATTCGAAAAAATCTTTCCGAATCTTTATGCCTACTGGTATAAGTTTTTGAACAACTGCCTTGCAACCTTTCAGATGTTCATCATTTCGGGTTCAATTTCTTTTGTGCTTGGACTGATTTTTGGTGTACTTCTGATTGTTTTTAAGAAGGATGGAATTAAGCCGAACAAAGTTTTCTACACAATAATAAGCGTAATTATAAATCTTTTTCGATCGATTCCATTTGTAATTCTGCTTGTTTTTCTGATTCCTTTTACCCGCTCAATTGTGGGAACTGCAATCGGAGTAAAAGGTGCCATTATTCCTCTGATTTTTGGAACGGTGCCATTCTTTTCCCGACAGGTTGAAACAGCTTTGGAAAATGTTGACCCGGGAAAGGCAGAGGCAGCCCGCAGTATGGGAAGCGGAACCTTTGGTTTGATTTTCCGCGTTTATCTTCATGAATCAGTTCCGGAGCTTATCCGCGTGACTACAATTACGGCCATCTCTCTTGTTGGTCTTACAACTATGGCTGGTGCCGTTGGAGCCGGAGGACTTGGAGACTTTGCCATCAACTACGGTCAGGGGCTCAATCATCAGGATATCATTTATGCCTGCATAATCATTCTTTTGATTTTTATCTGCCTGCTGCAATTCATTGGTTCTCTGCTTGCAAAGAAAACTACAAACCGAGAACTTTTTAAGCATGTACAAAAGGACTCCGTAGGGAATCCTGAAAATAAATCATAA
- a CDS encoding amidohydrolase: MTESIEKELREEIKNDHDYIVSLRRHFHMNPEIAKEEFQTALKIEEELDKIGLAHKRVGDTGVYAEIKGSTGGPSKTIVLRADIDALPIQETHECEYKSKIPGRMHACGHDAHTASLLGAARILNSHKDLFSGTIRLTFQAGEEIGYGARIFVDGGYLDGADRSFGMHAASNLARGKVAVVPGPNNASVDWFKITVKGAPAHVSTPQLGSDAAYIASQIVISTQALITRRTSPMDNVLVGIGKITAGDAYNIVAQKAELEGTIRAFTPEVREKTKQMLSDMAKQTAQLFGGDAQVEYKDFTSPLINDQTSTEEVQKTAIRLFGEENVIKNRQASLGGDDFAEYIIKVPGTYAYFGTGNPAKEGTTAAHHDSKFDIDEDALIQSVSLYTFYAIDFLNN, encoded by the coding sequence ATGACAGAAAGCATAGAAAAAGAACTTCGTGAAGAAATCAAAAACGACCACGACTACATTGTTTCTCTGCGTCGTCATTTTCACATGAACCCTGAAATAGCAAAAGAAGAATTTCAGACTGCTCTTAAAATCGAAGAAGAGCTGGATAAAATAGGACTTGCTCATAAACGCGTCGGAGACACCGGCGTTTATGCAGAAATTAAGGGCAGCACTGGTGGCCCTTCAAAAACAATAGTCCTTCGCGCCGACATAGACGCCCTGCCCATTCAGGAAACTCACGAGTGCGAATATAAATCAAAAATACCTGGCCGCATGCACGCCTGTGGACACGACGCCCACACAGCATCCCTTCTTGGAGCGGCTCGTATTCTCAACTCTCACAAAGATTTATTCTCGGGCACAATCCGCCTCACCTTCCAGGCCGGAGAAGAAATAGGCTATGGAGCGAGAATATTTGTAGATGGCGGCTATCTTGATGGCGCAGACAGAAGCTTTGGAATGCACGCCGCGTCAAATCTTGCAAGAGGAAAAGTCGCAGTAGTTCCAGGTCCAAACAACGCCAGTGTCGACTGGTTCAAAATCACCGTAAAGGGGGCACCGGCTCACGTTTCAACACCTCAGCTTGGCTCCGATGCTGCCTACATTGCAAGTCAGATTGTAATTTCAACCCAGGCTTTGATAACCCGCCGCACCTCCCCTATGGACAATGTTCTTGTAGGAATTGGAAAAATCACAGCGGGCGATGCCTATAATATCGTAGCACAAAAGGCAGAACTCGAAGGAACTATAAGAGCCTTTACACCAGAAGTCCGCGAAAAAACAAAGCAGATGCTTTCAGACATGGCAAAACAGACAGCACAACTTTTTGGCGGAGATGCCCAAGTTGAATATAAAGATTTTACTTCGCCGCTTATAAACGACCAGACTTCAACAGAAGAAGTTCAAAAAACTGCCATACGACTTTTTGGCGAAGAGAATGTAATTAAAAACCGCCAGGCTTCTCTCGGCGGTGATGACTTTGCAGAATATATTATAAAGGTGCCGGGAACCTACGCCTACTTTGGTACAGGAAATCCCGCAAAAGAGGGAACAACCGCAGCCCATCACGATTCAAAATTTGATATTGATGAAGATGCCCTGATTCAGTCGGTTTCTTTATACACCTTCTACGCAATTGATTTTTTGAATAACTAA